In a genomic window of Nocardiopsis mwathae:
- a CDS encoding spermidine synthase — protein sequence MARQGTRGGTAAAAAEAPGVELVRDADRPDSWMLVVDGTPQSHVDLADPTHLDFEYVRRLGHVADLAAPGGEPVDALHLGAGALTLARYIAATRPGSRQRAVDIDARLVELVRGSLPWDRRADIRVGIGDAREWLERRRDACADLLVCDVFAGARTPAAMTSVEFHTAAARVLRPGGVFAANIGDGQRLRHARAQVATAAQVFSAVALVAEPGVLRGRRFGNLVLVAADRPFPVDDLARRAHRDPDMARLLHGEELERFAAGAAPVFDATAEDSPVPPEGTFVR from the coding sequence ATGGCCAGGCAGGGAACACGAGGCGGTACGGCAGCGGCGGCAGCGGAGGCACCGGGCGTCGAACTCGTACGCGACGCCGACCGCCCCGACTCCTGGATGCTCGTGGTCGACGGCACCCCGCAGTCGCACGTCGACCTCGCCGACCCCACCCACCTCGACTTCGAGTACGTGCGGCGGCTCGGCCATGTGGCCGACCTGGCCGCACCCGGCGGCGAACCGGTCGACGCGCTGCACCTCGGGGCCGGCGCCCTCACCCTGGCCCGCTACATCGCCGCCACCCGCCCCGGCTCACGCCAGCGCGCCGTCGACATCGACGCCCGACTGGTCGAACTCGTCCGCGGCTCACTGCCCTGGGACCGGCGGGCCGACATCCGCGTCGGGATCGGCGACGCCCGGGAGTGGCTGGAACGGCGCCGCGACGCCTGCGCCGACCTGCTCGTCTGCGATGTGTTCGCGGGGGCGCGCACCCCGGCCGCCATGACCTCCGTGGAGTTCCACACCGCGGCCGCGCGGGTGCTGCGACCCGGCGGGGTGTTCGCGGCCAACATCGGCGACGGGCAGCGGCTGCGGCACGCCCGCGCCCAGGTCGCCACGGCCGCGCAGGTCTTCTCCGCCGTCGCGCTGGTCGCCGAACCGGGCGTGCTGCGCGGCCGCCGCTTCGGCAACCTGGTGCTGGTGGCCGCCGACCGCCCATTCCCCGTCGACGACCTGGCCCGGCGCGCACACCGCGATCCGGACATGGCGCGACTGCTCCACGGAGAGGAGCTGGAGCGGTTCGCCGCCGGTGCCGCACCGGTCTTCGACGCGACGGCCGAGGACTCCCCCGTGCCGCCCGAGGGGACCTTCGTCCGCTGA